gcgaacgtaaatttttaccgggcggggtgtaaaatggacacaaattaagtattatatcgcgatcgatcgatcgccagtggttggtaccagcgtgagaaatcggatgtgtggcgtgagagcgtgtgaagacggtcaaatgcgtgtgtctcacgctcaatgcgtgagagttggcaaccctgggttctgtatctgaactcggggaagagagcctctctctgtcaccatcataatatccagttctatctcagcatggattgtgtatttgaagacatctacgtcgagaaaaaaatatattgacaaaagtggagcgagttttcagctatgtggacatcattcatcgtgcacaaatgacatacagacttttggccagcaaatgcaatgcagaatagtttactgaaatgtctaaagttgcagattcctgttaattcttcagttcttatatttgtttgtcttgtgtcactcatgttctccaagaaaccagataagagaagagagggaaaatgctgttatggttctttgtattgtactgtgaaaatatcagcactttttatttgaacatggagttctacttatgactttttcacagaatatttatttctggaaaattgtagtttaaagtatgaatatttttgcagctaagtttaacaaattgaactgtgcaataaagaggtgtaattttaattttttttttatacttcgtgttttcagttgcacatgttttatcaagatttgaggagaatacagatttaaaaaagaacgcatgtctattatttacatttaaaatatacctgcaacattggtaaaaaaaaaaaaaaaaagactcgaaaggacttgaaattgaaggtttcagacttgggacttgacttgactattgcctgtcttgactcgagacttgacttgacttgagtgtctttgcttgagacttgactcgggacttgaggtataaagacttggacttacttgagacttgcaaaacactgacttggtcccacctctggttgtTACACATTGTTACCCTGTATATTATACTGTAAATAAtagtacaggtacatgcaacgGCAGTAGTGCtgtgtaaagtgttaccaaatGACTTTTCCagttttatatataataatttagACTACCTGAAATATTAACAGAGATAGCCTAATAAGTATTGCACAAGATAAATAATGCAATGCAAATTTGTTCCATTGTAAAAATCTAAATAAGTGagctgagagaaaaaaaaaaaaaaatttcatagCAACCCTATAAAGCTCTCCGTtaaataataaaagaaaaaaaggccAGGGGCTTGGACAATCCTCTGCATAGCAGAGTATGAGAGACTGAACGCAGATAAAATCCCACTGTTCAGTTAATCGTGCTGTATTCGAGGCCCTTGGCAGTATATTAATAAATATCCTGCTGAGAAACTTTCCTTCCTTCCCATCTGTCCCTAACAGAACGGTAGAACTGCATAAGTGATCCTAGTTTGTCAAAAGCAACAAACGCTTTTCTAGCCAGGTGGTACAATTCCTCCcatcttaataataataacaataatatcaCTTTGTTTATGGTTTTGAGCAATACCAAAAAGAAGGCTAAAAACAGACAACATTTAGCATTTACAGCTAGGGTAATTAACCTAATATTAGACCACTAGAGATCTCTATGTTGCTCACTGAGCACCATCTGATATACAGTAGTGGCTGAGCCCTCTACATCGGTATCTTCTAAAACACTGTAGTGTTCTTGTACACACAAACTTTGAACCTGCTCcagttttatttaaaaattctaGTTTAAATTTATACCATATAAAAAATAACTAATTCCAAACCAAATGTATCAAAGAAACTATTAGGCTCTGCTTTAACTTGCGTCTTTCAGTAGAAAACACTGGCCCTGTGTCCAAGTCTTCGGGGCGACCTATTCAAGCGGTGCTGGTCATGTCTGGAGAGGGTCTTCAGCGGTGTGAACTTCCACAAACCAGCATTTAACCCTCTGCGTGTCCGACTGAGCAAAGCAACAGCTTCTCCTGCTGGCCCACACGCGAGGACATGGGCTTCCTGATGCTGCCTGGCGAGCCCCGGTGATCCATCTTCTCCTCAGTATTCCCGTCAGGGAATCTCGTATCCGGCGGCAAAAGGCGCTGGCGACGGGCGGGATGTTGACACGAGGCATCAGACCACGTTAATCCCCCCACCTGCTGAGGCTCTTTTGCTGCAGTAGACGGAGGCCCCGTGGCTCGCCATGCTGCCGTTCATACGCGAGCTTTTCATCTCCATCTGACAGGCAGCGATGGCTGCGTTCAGTTCCACTTGTGCGCGATGCACGACGTAAAACATCAGACCGATACTGATAAAGATctgtggagagaaagagagtaaaGGCTTTTCACAAAACAGACTTGATGGATTTTTTGTGATTTCAGCATTGTTCTGACGGCCTTGTATTTAGCGGCAGCTTCTTCTACTTCTACAGTCAACAGAACATCGGAATCTGTTGGTGTACATTTCTAGAGAGACATCGGTCACAGATATGGAACAAATCCTTAAAAAGTTCAAAGGTTGAAGTTTTGATAATAGCCACTGAAATATAATGAACACAGAGGGGGGTTTGGGACACTGAGTCACAACAGCGCTGGCAGGGTAATTGAAGGTTGCTTACTTGTAGACTGAACACGAAGTAACCACTGACGCTCTGCTCAGCTATAACGTCCTCCATTGTGCGTAGTGTAGTCCCTAAATAGGAGTTTAAGAGCTGGGTGGGCAACAGACCCACAGAGGAAGCCACCAAGTAGTTTGGCAAAGACACATCTGTTATCTAAACAGAGGGAGAGCAGAACATATTGAGAAAACCTGCAGCAGATATGTCCTCCACATCAAATTGTAATTATGCAATTCTCCATCATAAAAAGCAGCATGTGGGATTTTATGTAACACTAACTAGTCATGTTTGCAGATGAACAAAAACTGGCGACAATGAATCTGTGTTCACACTGACTTGGCGTCCCTAGGACAACTCGACAAACACTAAAGACACAgcgaagtaaaaaaaaaaaagttaaaaaccCAAGAAATTAAAAGTCAGCTTTATATATCTACCATTTGTTTTTGGTTCAAAAATAAACCATTTTGACTCATAATATTTAATGACCCAGACAGTCTCAGACATTGATACGTCCTATCATTTTACCACAGATGGTGTAGGCCTACACGTTTGTATCCCAAAGTCATGGCTCACCGTCAGCCTCTAGTTTTGCTAGATAGTTAAATTAACCATCAGTGTCATGTGCACCCATAGTTAGAGTGGTTGGAGTGTATTCTTAACACCTTTAGACATGTGTAAACTTACACCTCCTTTCATGCAAGAAACATAAACCTGACTTACGGTAAGGATTTACAATCCCTGTCTAATGAATAATAGACTGGGATCTAATGTGAAGTTTGAAATCAGAGAACAAGGGTTTGTCATGCAATAAGACGGTGGTTCACTGATGACTCACTAGAGCGATGAAGTCATTTGGCAGACTAACGGTTTCTTTTTTTCCTTGGGCTTTCTTGTCAATTTTTTTTGGAAAAGACAGAAACTGTGTAAtacattaaataataatataataataaacaaattatTTGTTAGTATTTTGGCATTGTGTGATGCTTTATAGGCAAATCACTTTAAAACTCTATAAAGTGACGAGATATCACTACTGTTCCTGTATGGCCCCTCTCCCTTAAAGCAATGTGCCCTCCAAACTGTGGCTCCAGCCCACACAACCTCTGTAGCATGTGTTCTCATTATGCTAATGAGTTACAAATGGGTCACATCCCGTAGCCCAGCGTCACAGGCCAGCTCGTCTCCTTTCCTGACCTTTCTTCTTTCTGACAAAAAAAGAAGTCTGGGATCTTTTGAGGAGGACCATTTTGGTGTCTCCTCCACCTTTCGATCGTCTATTTTCTGTTTCAATCCAACAAGCGGAATGACAGTTTACATCCACTCAGCCATTTTTTTGCCTAGCATGCAGTCCGCATCGTGTTGGGTTACTCACATAACGCAGCATATTCAACTTCAGCGGAAAATGCAGGACACTGTGTAATGTAGACTACATAAAGTGCTTACTGAAGGCAAGTTCAGCATCATTCCTGTATGACTGGTTAAGTACACATTATATGATGGGCCGGTCACACCTCTGGTTATGTAAAATGAAAAAGCATAAAGTGTTCACGCCTCAGTGTGAATTCTTAAACGCACATTTTCAATTACCAATCTACAGCTAGAAGTCTGTCACCTTTCAATGGCGAATGTTAATGCATGTGAATTGGAAGTTTTAAAAGATAATTGGAAAGCCACCCAAGATATAAATCTACCAAACTTACCGCAGATGCAATCTGGACAAGAACCAAACTGCCGTCAcacattatttaaatattttgtatTCATTTTAAGTTCCTTTAAGGAACTTTCTACATATGACGCACACCGTAGTTAAGGGAGTGATGTGTGAGTTCACACCTCATTATTTCTCTGACCTTGGTCATCTCAAATGGTAGCATTTCTCTCTCATGTATCAGTTAATTAAATATTGATAAATGTACCATACGCAACACTTCAAGGAGCACAAATACTATGAAAGACAGACGGTGCTCTTCAATGTATAAAGAACATGTCCCACTTAGTAAAATAAGAGGGAATAATGAGatttataaaattattttactCCTAAGAAGCTTCAAGGCACCAAGTCTTCTCTTCAAGTTCTTCTCTTCAAGAATAAACACATGTGTCCGAACCTGTGTGGACTGAGAGTGTTCAAAAACGTCCAGAAACACCATCATGAGGGAGTTCATACCTGATATTCAACACACTTACCGAGAACACCGCGTTTTGGAGCCCAAAAGGTATCGGGGTGAGTCTGGCCAGGGCCACCACTTTGAGCCCACTCCCACCCTCCACGACCCGGATGACGGCGCCCAGCTGCTCGCTGGTTCCGACCCTGTTCAAAACCCAGTCGGCCAGCAGCCGTTTGCAGACCAGGTGCGCCACGAAGGTCCCGATCAgaacccccaccatcaccagGCCCATCCCCAACACGAACCCGTACAGGTACCCCGCGGCCACGTTCAGGACGATGTATCCCCATCCGCAGGGGAACGACACGGTGATCAGGCCCACCACGAAGAGCAGGGCTCCCACCAACCCGTCCAAACTCTCGACCCACACCAGCAGGTCCTTCAGGTACTGGCGAACCAGGGCCACGGAGGAGAAGCACAGCGCCGTTAACACGCACGCCAGCAGGGCGCTTCTAAAGCAACAGGTCGGAACGCAGCACGGATTCCTCAGGTCCG
This Brachyhypopomus gauderio isolate BG-103 chromosome 6, BGAUD_0.2, whole genome shotgun sequence DNA region includes the following protein-coding sequences:
- the tmem64 gene encoding transmembrane protein 64, whose protein sequence is MWSLAAATQQVLVKSLKHAAGKGHVQLGRWLRRTPDPVDCEKMDVLICEERGSVGRSEPDLGGVGGTGLTDLRNPCCVPTCCFRSALLACVLTALCFSSVALVRQYLKDLLVWVESLDGLVGALLFVVGLITVSFPCGWGYIVLNVAAGYLYGFVLGMGLVMVGVLIGTFVAHLVCKRLLADWVLNRVGTSEQLGAVIRVVEGGSGLKVVALARLTPIPFGLQNAVFSITDVSLPNYLVASSVGLLPTQLLNSYLGTTLRTMEDVIAEQSVSGYFVFSLQIFISIGLMFYVVHRAQVELNAAIAACQMEMKSSRMNGSMASHGASVYCSKRASAGGGINVV